A single genomic interval of Cupriavidus sp. MP-37 harbors:
- a CDS encoding endonuclease/exonuclease/phosphatase family protein gives MKLRVVTYNIHKGVTGIARRPRIQNVRAGLHAMDADIVFLQEVQDRNDRLVAAALFDPEHTQLNYLATDAYPHSVYGRNAVYDYGHHGNAILSRHPILMSENLDISDHRFEQRGLLHAVADVHGVETHLICVHFGLFARSRARQAEALVERVQNVVPAGVPLVIAGDFNDWNHRLDAQICNTLGAVEASHARGARLHTFPSHMPWWQLDRIYVRGYEIERAHALTGRDWAQRSDHVPLVAELGHPLGEMVERDAPADKAA, from the coding sequence ATGAAGCTGCGCGTGGTCACCTACAACATCCACAAGGGAGTGACCGGCATCGCGCGGCGCCCGCGCATCCAGAACGTGCGTGCCGGCCTGCACGCGATGGACGCCGACATCGTCTTCCTGCAGGAAGTGCAGGACCGCAACGACCGCCTGGTGGCCGCGGCGCTGTTCGATCCGGAACACACCCAGCTCAACTACCTCGCCACCGACGCCTATCCGCATTCGGTCTACGGCCGCAACGCGGTCTACGACTACGGCCATCACGGCAACGCAATCCTGTCGCGACATCCGATCCTGATGTCCGAAAACCTCGATATCTCCGATCACCGCTTCGAGCAGCGCGGGCTGCTGCACGCGGTGGCGGACGTGCACGGCGTCGAGACCCACCTGATCTGCGTGCATTTCGGCCTGTTCGCGCGCAGCCGCGCACGCCAGGCCGAGGCGCTGGTGGAGCGGGTGCAGAACGTGGTGCCGGCGGGTGTGCCGCTGGTGATCGCCGGCGACTTCAACGACTGGAACCACCGGCTCGACGCGCAGATCTGCAATACGCTGGGCGCGGTCGAAGCGTCGCATGCGCGCGGCGCGCGGCTGCATACCTTCCCCAGCCATATGCCGTGGTGGCAGCTCGACCGCATCTATGTGCGCGGCTACGAGATCGAGCGCGCCCACGCGCTCACTGGCCGCGACTGGGCGCAACGCTCCGACCACGTGCCGCTGGTGGCGGAACTGGGCCATCCGCTGGGAGAAATGGTCGAGCGGGACGCACCCGCGGACAAGGCCGCGTAA
- the nudB gene encoding dihydroneopterin triphosphate diphosphatase, giving the protein MSYKIPESVLVVIYTPDLQVLLLERADRPGFWQSVTGSLDTLDEPLALTAAREVAEETGIIAGEHQLTDWGHAIQYDIYPQWRHRYAEGVTRNTEHWFGLRVAEALPVTLAPREHLQYKWLPWQQAALQCFSSSNADAIRQLAWRARGAGAPSPTESDASRHAAVGGQP; this is encoded by the coding sequence ATGTCCTACAAGATCCCGGAATCCGTGCTGGTGGTGATTTACACGCCAGATCTTCAAGTCTTGCTGCTGGAACGCGCCGATCGCCCCGGGTTCTGGCAGTCCGTCACCGGCAGCCTCGACACCCTGGACGAACCGCTGGCCCTGACCGCCGCGCGTGAAGTCGCCGAGGAAACCGGCATCATCGCCGGCGAGCACCAGCTGACCGACTGGGGCCATGCCATCCAGTACGACATCTACCCGCAGTGGCGCCACCGCTACGCCGAAGGCGTGACGCGCAATACCGAGCACTGGTTCGGCCTGCGCGTGGCCGAGGCGCTGCCGGTGACGCTGGCGCCACGCGAACACCTGCAATACAAGTGGCTGCCGTGGCAACAGGCGGCGCTGCAGTGCTTTTCCAGCAGCAATGCCGACGCCATCCGCCAGCTGGCGTGGCGCGCGCGCGGTGCCGGCGCGCCCAGCCCAACGGAAAGCGATGCCAGCCGCCACGCTGCCGTCGGAGGGCAGCCATGA
- the aspS gene encoding aspartate--tRNA ligase: MSSMRTHYCGLVTEQFSGQEVALTGWVQRRRDHGGVIFIDLRDREGLVQVVCDPDRPEMFKAAEEIRNEFCIRVTGKVRPRPAGTENANLTSGKIEVLCHELTVLNPSVTPPFQLDDDNLSETTRLTHRVLDLRRPQMQYNLRLRYKVAMEVRKYLDAQGFIDIETPMLGKSTPEGARDYLVPSRVNPGHFFALPQSPQIFKQMLMVSGFDRYYQITKCFRDEDLRADRQPEFTQIDCETSFLTEQEIRDLFEDMMRTVFKNAIDVDLDARFPVMEFREAMARFGSDKPDLRVKLEFTELTEVMKDVDFKVFSGPANSDNGRVVGLRVPGGGAISRGEIDAYTQFVGIYGAKGLAWIKVNEVAKGRDGLQSPIVKNLHDAAIAEILKRTGAQDGDIIFFGADKAKVVNDSIGALRLKIGHSDFGKANGLFEDAWKPLWVVDFPMFEYDEEDARWVAMHHPFTSPKDEHLEYLETDPGKCLAKAYDMVLNGWEMGGGSVRIFRSDIQSKVFRALKINDEEARAKFGYLLDALQYGAPPHGGLAFGLDRIVTMMAGADSIRDVIAFPKTQRAQDLLTQAPSSVDEKQLRELHIRLRTAEPKPNA; this comes from the coding sequence ATGTCCTCCATGCGTACTCACTACTGCGGTCTGGTGACCGAACAATTCTCGGGCCAGGAAGTGGCCCTGACCGGCTGGGTCCAGCGCCGCCGCGACCATGGCGGCGTGATCTTCATCGACCTGCGCGACCGCGAGGGCCTGGTGCAGGTGGTGTGCGATCCGGATCGCCCCGAGATGTTCAAGGCCGCGGAAGAGATCCGCAACGAGTTCTGCATCCGCGTCACCGGCAAGGTGCGCCCGCGTCCGGCCGGCACCGAGAACGCCAACCTGACCTCGGGCAAGATCGAGGTGCTGTGCCACGAGCTGACCGTGCTGAACCCGTCGGTCACGCCCCCGTTCCAGCTCGACGACGACAACCTGTCGGAAACCACCCGCCTGACGCACCGCGTGCTCGACCTGCGCCGCCCGCAGATGCAGTACAACCTGCGCCTGCGCTACAAGGTGGCGATGGAAGTGCGCAAGTACCTCGACGCGCAGGGCTTCATCGACATCGAGACCCCGATGCTGGGCAAGAGCACGCCCGAGGGCGCGCGCGACTACCTGGTGCCGTCGCGGGTGAACCCGGGCCACTTCTTCGCGCTGCCGCAGTCGCCGCAGATCTTCAAGCAGATGCTGATGGTGTCGGGCTTCGACCGCTACTACCAGATCACCAAGTGCTTCCGCGACGAAGACCTGCGCGCCGACCGCCAGCCCGAGTTCACGCAGATCGACTGCGAGACCTCGTTCCTGACCGAGCAGGAGATCCGCGACCTGTTCGAGGACATGATGCGCACGGTGTTCAAGAACGCCATCGATGTCGACCTCGACGCCAGGTTCCCGGTGATGGAGTTCCGCGAGGCCATGGCGCGCTTCGGCTCGGACAAGCCTGACCTGCGCGTCAAGCTGGAATTCACCGAGCTGACCGAGGTGATGAAGGACGTCGACTTCAAGGTGTTCTCGGGCCCGGCCAACAGCGACAACGGCCGCGTGGTCGGCCTGCGCGTGCCGGGCGGCGGCGCCATCTCGCGCGGCGAGATCGACGCCTACACCCAGTTCGTCGGCATCTACGGCGCCAAGGGCCTGGCCTGGATCAAGGTCAACGAAGTGGCCAAGGGCCGCGACGGGCTGCAGTCGCCGATTGTCAAGAACCTGCACGACGCCGCCATTGCCGAGATCCTGAAGCGCACCGGCGCGCAGGACGGCGACATCATCTTCTTCGGCGCCGACAAGGCCAAGGTGGTCAACGACTCGATCGGCGCGCTGCGCCTGAAGATCGGCCATTCGGACTTCGGCAAGGCCAACGGCCTGTTCGAGGACGCCTGGAAGCCGCTGTGGGTGGTGGACTTCCCGATGTTCGAGTACGACGAGGAAGACGCGCGCTGGGTGGCGATGCACCACCCGTTCACCAGCCCCAAGGACGAGCACCTGGAATACCTCGAGACCGATCCCGGCAAGTGCCTGGCCAAGGCCTACGACATGGTGCTGAACGGCTGGGAAATGGGCGGCGGCTCGGTGCGGATCTTCCGTTCCGACATCCAGAGCAAGGTGTTCCGCGCGCTCAAGATCAACGACGAGGAAGCCCGCGCCAAGTTCGGCTACCTGCTCGACGCGCTGCAGTACGGCGCGCCGCCGCACGGCGGCCTGGCCTTCGGCCTGGACCGCATCGTCACGATGATGGCCGGCGCCGACTCGATCCGCGACGTGATCGCCTTCCCCAAGACCCAGCGCGCCCAGGACCTGCTGACGCAGGCGCCGAGCTCGGTCGACGAGAAGCAGCTGCGCGAACTGCATATCCGCCTGCGCACCGCCGAGCCCAAGCCCAACGCCTGA